One genomic segment of Aliarcobacter cibarius includes these proteins:
- a CDS encoding type II secretion system protein, with amino-acid sequence MKSAFSLLELIFMIVILGIIVAFAVPRFMDTKDSALVSTLKRDINTAINSIQSYYLLNQKIDKITDSINITTTNWNIEDLKISDKNGCLSLEINKTKTPITIDLKVDTTKTSSICTKIRDSGLVTQSYEVY; translated from the coding sequence ATGAAAAGTGCTTTTTCTCTACTAGAACTAATTTTTATGATAGTTATTTTAGGAATAATCGTTGCTTTTGCTGTACCTAGATTTATGGATACAAAAGATAGTGCTTTAGTATCAACTTTAAAAAGAGATATAAATACTGCTATAAATTCTATACAAAGTTATTATTTGTTAAATCAAAAGATTGACAAAATTACTGATTCTATAAATATTACAACTACAAATTGGAATATCGAAGATTTAAAGATAAGTGATAAAAATGGTTGTCTGTCTTTAGAAATTAATAAAACAAAAACTCCAATAACAATTGATTTAAAAGTTGATACAACTAAAACTTCTTCAATTTGTACAAAAATAAGAGATAGTGGTTTAGTAACACAAAGTTATGAAGTTTATTAA
- the ispG gene encoding flavodoxin-dependent (E)-4-hydroxy-3-methylbut-2-enyl-diphosphate synthase, whose product MINRYPTKQIKVGNVLIGGDAPISVQSMTYTKTSDVEATVEQIRKLHFAGADIVRVAVPHIEDANALKEIKKQVDLPIVADIHFHYKLALIAAEVVDCIRINPGNIGDKKRVQEVVKACQNRNIPIRIGVNCGSLEKEFEDKYGQTAKGMVASADYNIKYLEDLGFTDIKISLKASDVQRTVEAYRTLRPMNNYPFHLGVTEAGTQFHSTIKSSIALGSLLLDGIGDTLRVSMTGELEEEIKVGKAILKDLGISKEGLNIISCPTCGRIEADLVSAVAEIEKRTAHIRTPLDVSVMGCVVNAIGEAKAADVAIAFGKGSGLVMKKGEIIAKLSGEALINKFVEEVEFEAKRKI is encoded by the coding sequence ATGATAAATAGATACCCAACAAAACAGATAAAAGTAGGAAATGTCCTAATTGGTGGTGATGCACCAATAAGTGTTCAATCAATGACATATACAAAAACATCAGATGTAGAGGCCACAGTTGAGCAAATAAGAAAGCTTCATTTTGCAGGTGCTGATATAGTAAGAGTTGCAGTTCCACATATTGAAGATGCTAATGCTTTAAAAGAGATAAAAAAACAAGTTGATTTACCAATTGTTGCAGATATACATTTTCACTATAAGTTGGCTTTAATTGCTGCTGAAGTTGTAGATTGTATTAGAATTAATCCTGGAAATATTGGAGATAAAAAAAGAGTTCAAGAAGTTGTAAAAGCTTGCCAAAATAGAAATATACCTATAAGAATTGGTGTAAATTGTGGAAGTTTAGAAAAAGAGTTTGAAGATAAATATGGACAAACAGCAAAAGGAATGGTTGCAAGTGCTGATTATAACATTAAATATTTGGAAGATTTAGGTTTTACAGATATAAAGATTTCGCTAAAAGCAAGTGATGTTCAAAGAACTGTTGAAGCTTATAGAACTTTAAGACCTATGAATAACTATCCATTTCATTTAGGTGTAACAGAAGCTGGAACTCAATTTCACTCTACAATTAAATCATCAATTGCATTAGGAAGTTTATTATTAGATGGTATTGGTGATACTCTAAGAGTTTCAATGACAGGAGAACTTGAAGAGGAAATTAAAGTAGGAAAAGCTATTTTAAAAGATTTAGGTATTTCAAAAGAGGGTTTAAATATTATCTCTTGTCCAACTTGTGGAAGAATTGAAGCTGACTTAGTAAGTGCAGTTGCAGAAATAGAAAAAAGAACAGCACATATTAGAACACCTTTAGATGTTTCAGTAATGGGTTGTGTTGTAAATGCTATTGGAGAGGCAAAGGCTGCTGATGTTGCAATCGCTTTTGGAAAAGGAAGTGGTCTTGTTATGAAAAAAGGTGAAATTATTGCAAAACTTAGTGGAGAAGCACTTATAAATAAATTTGTAGAAGAAGTAGAATTTGAAGCAAAAAGAAAAATATAA
- a CDS encoding replicative DNA helicase, translating to MDSIYSINIERAVLSSVFFNPEELEDILGVLKPKDFYLPAHKSIFEAMIRLHEEDMPIDEDFIRNKINSKDIDDSVLLEILSANPITNTQAYVKEIKDASVKRELASLATTIKKVAIEDQITANEALDTIQGELYKISTNSATSELKDMQTVTGDTLAYIEKMKKLGNKFLIGQTTGFESLDKRTTGFNEGDLVIIAARPAMGKTALVLNMALKNIERDKGVIFFSLEMPAEQLMLRLLAAKTSIPLQNLRKGDMNDNEWSKLTDAFNHLNTKKLFVDDGGSVNINQLRARVRKLAQNEDNKISLVIIDYLQLMQGLGNKDRHQEVSDISRGLKMLARELKIPIVALSQLNRGLENRPDKRPMLSDLRESGAIEQDADIIMFVYRDDVYKQRDEARKEKEAKDKGEDYKSKFQDKPIEEAEIIIGKQRNGPIGTVKLDFHKNLTKFVDKENDFSGSAPIEVVFETVADVEKETNIDIPNIL from the coding sequence ATGGATAGTATTTATAGTATAAATATTGAAAGAGCTGTTCTTAGTTCAGTATTTTTTAATCCTGAAGAGCTAGAAGATATTTTAGGTGTTTTAAAACCAAAAGATTTTTATCTTCCTGCTCATAAATCTATTTTTGAAGCAATGATAAGACTTCATGAAGAAGATATGCCAATTGATGAAGATTTTATTAGAAATAAAATTAATTCAAAAGATATTGATGATTCAGTTTTACTTGAAATTTTAAGTGCAAATCCTATTACAAATACTCAAGCTTATGTAAAAGAGATAAAAGATGCTTCTGTAAAAAGAGAATTAGCAAGTTTAGCTACAACAATAAAAAAAGTTGCAATTGAAGATCAAATAACAGCAAATGAAGCATTGGATACTATTCAAGGTGAGCTTTATAAAATTTCGACAAATAGTGCAACTAGTGAATTAAAAGATATGCAAACTGTAACAGGTGATACTTTAGCATATATAGAGAAAATGAAAAAGCTTGGAAACAAGTTTTTAATTGGACAAACAACAGGATTTGAATCTTTAGATAAGAGAACAACAGGTTTTAATGAAGGAGATTTAGTAATTATTGCTGCTCGTCCAGCTATGGGAAAAACTGCTTTGGTTTTAAACATGGCATTAAAAAATATTGAAAGAGATAAGGGTGTTATATTTTTCTCTCTTGAGATGCCAGCTGAACAGTTGATGTTAAGATTACTTGCAGCAAAAACTTCTATACCTTTACAAAATCTAAGAAAAGGTGATATGAATGATAATGAGTGGTCAAAATTAACGGATGCTTTTAATCATTTAAATACTAAAAAACTTTTTGTAGATGATGGTGGAAGTGTTAATATTAATCAACTTAGAGCAAGAGTAAGAAAATTAGCACAAAATGAAGATAATAAAATAAGTCTTGTAATAATAGATTATCTTCAACTAATGCAAGGTCTTGGTAACAAAGATAGACATCAAGAAGTTTCAGATATTAGTAGGGGTTTAAAAATGTTAGCAAGGGAGTTGAAAATTCCTATAGTTGCACTTTCTCAGCTGAATAGAGGTTTAGAAAATAGACCAGATAAAAGACCTATGCTTAGTGACTTAAGAGAATCTGGTGCTATTGAACAAGATGCTGATATTATTATGTTTGTTTATAGAGATGATGTTTATAAGCAAAGAGATGAAGCAAGAAAAGAAAAAGAGGCAAAAGATAAAGGTGAAGATTATAAATCTAAATTTCAAGATAAACCTATCGAAGAGGCTGAGATAATTATTGGGAAACAGAGAAATGGACCAATTGGTACAGTAAAACTGGATTTTCATAAAAATCTTACAAAATTTGTTGATAAAGAGAATGATTTCTCAGGTTCAGCTCCTATCGAAGTTGTCTTTGAAACAGTTGCTGATGTTGAAAAAGAAACAAATATAGATATTCCTAATATTTTATAA